A region of Elusimicrobiota bacterium DNA encodes the following proteins:
- a CDS encoding sel1 repeat family protein — translation MVPNGRRPRPRRGPILFGNHACPWRRRFQDYESAVKWFRRSAKQGNPNAQFSLAQMHARGWGVPVNLDTSPRLVSKSAAQGLAVAQQALGLLYAKGQSVPKNLAKAANWHHNAAIQGNADAQYSLGLMFAKGQAVPKNPSQAARCFLLAANQGHAQAQYVVGILYAKGRGVPQNLPAAATWIKKAACQGHLKAQFKLAVMCATGQGVPMNFITALGGFLKRICPTLSAIPRDGISDAHKEGSHDGRLR, via the coding sequence GTGGTTCCAAATGGCCGCAGACCAAGGCCACGCCGCGGCCCAATTCTATTTGGGAACCATGCATGCCCATGGCGACGGCGTTTCCAGGATTATGAATCCGCCGTTAAATGGTTTCGCCGATCCGCCAAACAAGGGAACCCCAACGCCCAGTTCTCTCTGGCGCAGATGCATGCCCGGGGCTGGGGCGTTCCCGTGAACCTTGATACAAGCCCGAGACTGGTATCAAAATCCGCCGCTCAGGGTTTAGCGGTCGCCCAGCAGGCTCTGGGGCTTCTGTATGCCAAAGGCCAAAGCGTGCCCAAGAACCTGGCCAAAGCCGCCAACTGGCACCACAATGCCGCCATCCAAGGAAACGCCGACGCCCAATATTCCCTCGGCCTGATGTTCGCCAAGGGCCAAGCCGTTCCAAAGAACCCCTCCCAGGCCGCCCGATGTTTTCTCCTGGCCGCCAACCAAGGCCACGCTCAAGCCCAATACGTCGTCGGCATTCTCTATGCCAAAGGGCGTGGCGTTCCCCAAAACCTTCCCGCCGCCGCCACCTGGATCAAAAAAGCCGCCTGCCAAGGCCACCTCAAAGCTCAGTTCAAACTGGCCGTCATGTGCGCCACAGGCCAAGGGGTGCCCATGAACTTTATCACCGCCCTGGGAGGGTTTTTAAAACGGATATGCCCCACCCTTTCGGCGATACCTCGGGATGGAATAAGTGACGCACACAAGGAGGGTAGCCATGATGGCCGTTTACGATGA
- a CDS encoding endonuclease/exonuclease/phosphatase family protein, whose protein sequence is MATATLSAVLLAGLFFCYGFRSDSVAAITVFPHWVWVAPAAFLMWIGFRNRKGLHLLILLGWLGFIVVFSDSPFRYFQRRDHGLKSENVGEHQNKTLRVVSLNCAGGSEDAAREVIPLKPDIVFLQEVPEEKTVLKLTKDLFGEFGNLVRGEEAAILVSGKVTTMKGLPWFVARAKVELPNGVKLNLTTFRLKAPIVRADLWNPECWRVQKADRIARRKQLKEILDTIEKDVDTAHSVMGGDFNAPPGDAIFRLIGPGWSDAFEVGGTGWGATMPNNSPFFRIDRIFKSNGIRVVQAKTAKTNFSDHRALIVDMSVQ, encoded by the coding sequence GTGGCTACAGCAACACTTTCAGCCGTCTTGCTGGCTGGTCTTTTTTTCTGTTACGGGTTTCGATCCGACTCCGTTGCCGCGATTACCGTATTTCCCCATTGGGTTTGGGTTGCTCCGGCGGCCTTCCTGATGTGGATTGGGTTTAGGAATCGCAAGGGCCTACACCTGCTTATTCTTTTGGGTTGGCTAGGTTTTATTGTGGTTTTTTCCGATTCGCCTTTCCGATATTTCCAGAGAAGAGACCATGGGTTGAAAAGCGAGAACGTCGGAGAACATCAGAATAAGACCCTGCGGGTAGTGAGCTTAAACTGCGCAGGCGGCAGTGAAGACGCGGCGCGGGAAGTAATCCCCCTCAAACCTGATATCGTCTTTTTACAGGAGGTCCCTGAAGAAAAAACCGTTTTGAAATTGACCAAAGACCTCTTTGGGGAATTCGGAAACCTCGTGCGTGGAGAAGAAGCCGCCATCCTTGTCTCGGGAAAAGTAACGACCATGAAAGGATTGCCCTGGTTTGTTGCCCGCGCCAAAGTGGAATTGCCGAATGGAGTGAAACTGAACCTCACGACTTTTCGACTTAAAGCACCGATTGTGCGGGCGGACTTGTGGAACCCGGAATGCTGGCGTGTGCAAAAAGCTGATCGAATTGCACGGCGGAAACAGTTGAAGGAAATCCTTGATACAATTGAAAAGGACGTGGATACCGCCCATTCGGTTATGGGAGGAGACTTCAACGCTCCCCCAGGGGACGCTATTTTCCGCCTGATTGGGCCGGGGTGGAGTGACGCATTTGAAGTGGGCGGAACAGGATGGGGCGCAACGATGCCGAACAACTCGCCATTTTTTAGAATTGACCGAATCTTTAAATCAAACGGGATCCGTGTTGTTCAAGCCAAGACAGCGAAAACAAATTTTTCCGATCACCGTGCTTTAATCGTTGATATGTCTGTTCAGTAG
- a CDS encoding T9SS type A sorting domain-containing protein, with amino-acid sequence MTVYAMDGKEVYALEADSTGKGFWPGTNQAGQKVVSGVYYVYVQGAGASKTVKVVIQR; translated from the coding sequence TTGACGGTCTATGCCATGGACGGCAAAGAAGTTTATGCCTTGGAAGCGGACTCCACCGGCAAGGGCTTCTGGCCCGGCACCAATCAAGCCGGCCAGAAAGTGGTCAGCGGCGTTTATTATGTCTATGTGCAAGGGGCGGGCGCTTCAAAGACCGTGAAAGTGGTGATCCAACGATAA
- a CDS encoding T9SS type A sorting domain-containing protein has product MRNNRLIQRWLTGTGLILAFSGSAVSGGAGLPSQSLRTLYDQTALVQDAQGNPLPTEWELFPTTGGTVQWGGVNLSSGGTTTPRPIHVTYAGGRAVPMSGLVMVPPPSATNFTKLFFHPVLDPATTWELEVTMGLLDTGTTGRVHVQVVVGGDRPNALDDPWAVLVSTTMAAGDTRVLKVPLGLWPLRNHFVLALQTSKTPSNTQPDLVVLEDATLVPGPARPEMGIARSNINWSPDPAKVINGIAGLNPGWLRNTTGPGTPPVRVAAELAQAKARGLKVLLAILPERADFNDNYLRTLNPNVYEYENAGTAFNSLCGYTQGSPKLSEVDPVKFANRLAAFLQAAETAGVHFDAVEIGNELDWVCFNGDIPLGQIPGPLDSSIRTYGKLLEKAYPLVKNHNPSASIVTFGMANAGTFQESTYVTDPGPNYVADPGRNFILRLATIDAGKNYLDFVDGIGTHLYPGVGRSDRMAKMVLGTARSLGVTKPYWVTEWGFRSDLYPASSRYQDIRKTIEGLNSMGSVPVRTLLYYSYDDLTPGHPHNLVDASGARLPEAGMFEDPGLNPYPRPAPPTPVDATPPAVNGMWPGAGSAIAGRVLLKANPTDNVRPNWVTFTVDGQPAWSMPAIATTTYSWNSASATDGLHTVGAIVYDVFGNSVSTAVTVMVDNGVPAVSILQPSPGASVWGSVVVSAAPTDAMGVGSVVFLVNGVAKATATAAPYEYAWPTSAVVNGPAVLTARVYDRAGNSALSLPVAVTVANRVPALAVTPLTVDFAGSLGDTNPSPKSLSIGNSVAGSTLVWTVTGSIPWLTVFPSSGTGSGTVSLSANLSGQGLGLQTGTLTVTALDINGAAGSPAMVNVNLVISPSLDTTPPLVSFTAPTPGARVTGTVFVAISATDDRGVQGVVFFVDGVSVSTDTAPPFAYAWDTTRSSPGVHSVLVQAYDAAGNRTQETLRVSIPPQEKPTAYPNPYRGEGTMRFSGLEGGSRIKIFTSGGRLVAELPVDSDGQSAWEGQNAGGLPAASGVYLVAAESGKARRTFKILIQR; this is encoded by the coding sequence ATGAGAAATAACCGATTAATTCAACGGTGGCTGACGGGAACGGGGCTGATTTTAGCCTTTTCCGGTTCCGCCGTGTCTGGGGGCGCGGGACTTCCTTCCCAGTCCTTGAGAACCCTTTATGACCAAACGGCCCTGGTTCAAGACGCCCAGGGAAACCCCCTGCCCACCGAGTGGGAACTGTTCCCAACGACCGGAGGAACCGTCCAATGGGGAGGGGTGAATTTGTCGTCCGGGGGGACGACAACCCCACGACCGATCCACGTGACCTATGCCGGGGGCCGGGCGGTTCCAATGAGTGGGTTGGTGATGGTTCCACCCCCATCGGCCACCAACTTCACGAAGCTTTTTTTCCACCCGGTGTTGGACCCAGCGACCACCTGGGAGTTGGAGGTCACGATGGGGTTGTTGGACACGGGGACGACCGGGAGGGTCCATGTTCAGGTGGTGGTCGGCGGGGATCGCCCCAACGCCCTGGACGACCCCTGGGCGGTCTTGGTTTCGACAACAATGGCCGCGGGTGACACGCGGGTTTTAAAAGTCCCCTTGGGGTTGTGGCCGCTGAGGAACCATTTCGTCCTGGCACTGCAGACCTCTAAAACGCCATCAAACACCCAGCCGGACTTGGTTGTGTTGGAGGATGCCACCCTCGTGCCCGGCCCCGCGCGGCCGGAGATGGGAATCGCGCGGTCGAATATCAACTGGTCGCCGGATCCCGCGAAAGTGATTAACGGAATCGCGGGTTTGAATCCCGGATGGCTTCGAAATACAACGGGGCCCGGAACCCCGCCGGTTCGAGTGGCGGCGGAACTCGCCCAAGCCAAGGCGCGGGGGTTAAAAGTTTTGCTGGCGATATTGCCCGAACGAGCGGATTTCAATGACAACTACTTGAGGACCCTGAACCCCAACGTTTATGAATATGAAAATGCCGGAACGGCTTTTAACAGCCTGTGCGGTTACACGCAAGGCTCCCCCAAACTGAGCGAGGTGGACCCGGTGAAATTCGCCAATCGGTTGGCCGCTTTCCTTCAGGCCGCCGAAACGGCCGGAGTTCATTTTGACGCGGTGGAGATCGGGAATGAATTGGACTGGGTCTGTTTCAACGGCGATATCCCTCTCGGGCAGATTCCGGGGCCTTTGGATTCATCGATTCGGACCTACGGAAAGTTATTGGAAAAGGCTTATCCCCTGGTTAAAAACCATAACCCCTCGGCCTCCATCGTCACCTTTGGAATGGCCAACGCGGGCACGTTCCAAGAAAGCACGTACGTCACCGATCCCGGGCCGAACTATGTGGCGGACCCGGGCCGAAATTTCATTCTCCGATTGGCGACCATCGACGCGGGAAAAAATTATCTGGATTTCGTGGACGGAATTGGGACCCACCTTTATCCCGGTGTCGGGCGATCCGACCGCATGGCTAAAATGGTCCTTGGAACCGCCAGGTCGTTGGGGGTAACGAAACCCTATTGGGTCACAGAATGGGGGTTCCGGTCGGACCTTTACCCGGCGAGTTCCCGGTATCAAGATATACGTAAAACCATCGAGGGCCTCAACAGTATGGGATCGGTGCCGGTGCGAACCTTGCTGTATTACAGCTACGACGATCTGACGCCTGGGCACCCCCATAATTTGGTGGATGCCTCGGGCGCGAGGCTCCCCGAAGCCGGTATGTTTGAAGATCCCGGTTTGAACCCCTACCCGCGACCGGCACCGCCGACGCCGGTCGACGCGACCCCGCCGGCGGTGAATGGGATGTGGCCGGGAGCCGGGAGCGCCATCGCCGGAAGGGTTTTGCTCAAGGCGAACCCCACGGATAACGTTCGGCCCAATTGGGTCACCTTCACGGTGGACGGCCAGCCCGCGTGGTCCATGCCGGCCATCGCCACAACCACCTACAGTTGGAATTCCGCCAGCGCCACAGACGGCCTCCACACCGTGGGGGCGATCGTTTACGATGTGTTCGGGAACAGCGTGTCCACCGCCGTGACGGTGATGGTGGATAACGGAGTTCCCGCCGTCTCCATCCTTCAGCCCTCGCCCGGTGCGAGCGTTTGGGGATCCGTCGTCGTGTCGGCGGCCCCGACGGACGCCATGGGGGTCGGTTCGGTCGTCTTTTTGGTCAACGGGGTGGCCAAGGCCACCGCGACCGCGGCCCCCTACGAGTATGCGTGGCCGACCTCCGCCGTCGTTAACGGACCCGCCGTCCTCACGGCCCGGGTCTATGACCGAGCGGGCAACAGCGCGCTCTCCCTCCCCGTCGCCGTCACCGTGGCAAATCGGGTGCCCGCACTGGCGGTGACGCCTCTGACGGTGGACTTCGCGGGTTCTCTAGGAGACACCAACCCTTCACCGAAATCCCTGTCCATCGGGAACTCCGTGGCGGGATCGACCCTCGTGTGGACGGTGACAGGCTCGATCCCGTGGTTGACGGTATTCCCTTCCAGTGGCACAGGAAGCGGGACGGTGTCCTTGTCGGCGAACCTGTCGGGACAAGGGCTCGGACTGCAAACGGGAACTCTGACGGTGACCGCCTTGGACATCAATGGGGCGGCGGGTTCTCCCGCCATGGTTAACGTCAATTTAGTGATCTCTCCATCGCTGGACACCACGCCTCCCCTGGTTTCATTCACGGCTCCCACCCCAGGAGCCCGTGTCACGGGGACCGTTTTTGTCGCTATTTCAGCCACGGACGACCGCGGGGTCCAAGGGGTTGTTTTCTTTGTGGACGGAGTGTCCGTCAGCACCGACACCGCCCCGCCCTTCGCCTATGCCTGGGACACGACGCGCTCTTCTCCGGGTGTTCACAGTGTCCTTGTCCAGGCCTATGACGCCGCCGGCAACAGGACCCAGGAAACCCTGAGAGTCTCCATCCCGCCCCAAGAAAAACCCACCGCCTACCCAAACCCCTATCGAGGAGAGGGAACCATGAGGTTTTCGGGTTTGGAAGGAGGAAGCCGGATCAAGATATTCACATCGGGGGGAAGGCTTGTGGCCGAACTCCCGGTGGACAGCGACGGTCAATCGGCCTGGGAGGGACAAAACGCCGGGGGACTCCCCGCCGCCAGCGGCGTGTACCTCGTGGCCGCTGAATCCGGAAAAGCGCGCCGAACCTTCAAGATCCTCATTCAACGGTAA
- a CDS encoding TraB/GumN family protein, with product MAHDSSHPTHDDSAPKTPSFSQEVPFFPRSLGELIPRSLTYRAALVLIIFIVGRLALAHFADNRYTMMWEVTDGARTGHVLGTIHAGKDSVYPMDPAILEAFDRARLLSFEIKLGKTKPRAPSPMPPKLDTRKERELLYRVAALQIRRDPAAWLAYQSQSISDRRAEAYRRSLYLTEKALPINGFDTDRAVIELSGYSFKNGIERHLFGRAGFSKPILAAEPNWIHNKHGKIIKARNDYVFDPFEPDTLDRAIDEAREVADWVWEDWREGRVGDLDKADRDYNIMVRRNRAMAHTFHQLLKTTDRPFMAVGYAHLGGKEGLIAILKSSGLTVKRVRKQRQEK from the coding sequence ATGGCACACGATTCCAGCCACCCCACCCATGATGACAGCGCACCGAAAACCCCGTCATTCAGCCAGGAGGTTCCTTTCTTCCCCCGATCCCTGGGGGAACTGATCCCGAGGTCCCTCACGTATCGCGCCGCGCTCGTGCTTATTATCTTCATCGTCGGCCGACTGGCTCTCGCGCACTTCGCGGACAACCGTTACACCATGATGTGGGAGGTCACCGACGGGGCCCGCACGGGGCACGTGCTGGGCACCATCCACGCGGGCAAAGACAGCGTTTACCCTATGGACCCCGCCATTTTAGAGGCCTTTGACCGCGCCCGGTTGCTCTCCTTTGAAATCAAGCTGGGAAAGACTAAACCCCGGGCACCCAGCCCCATGCCCCCCAAACTCGACACCCGCAAGGAACGCGAATTGCTTTATCGGGTGGCCGCCCTCCAGATCCGCCGAGACCCCGCGGCCTGGCTCGCCTACCAGTCCCAGTCCATCTCCGACCGCAGGGCCGAAGCCTATCGGCGTTCCCTGTATTTGACCGAGAAGGCCCTTCCAATTAATGGCTTTGATACCGATCGAGCCGTGATCGAGCTCAGCGGATACTCTTTCAAAAACGGGATTGAGCGGCATCTTTTTGGGCGTGCCGGATTCTCGAAACCAATCCTTGCGGCCGAACCAAACTGGATTCACAACAAACACGGGAAAATCATCAAAGCCAGAAACGATTATGTCTTTGACCCGTTCGAGCCGGACACCTTGGACCGCGCCATTGACGAGGCCCGTGAAGTGGCGGACTGGGTGTGGGAAGATTGGCGGGAGGGCCGCGTCGGGGACCTGGACAAGGCAGACAGAGACTATAACATCATGGTCCGCCGCAACCGCGCCATGGCGCACACCTTCCACCAACTTCTAAAAACAACCGACCGCCCGTTCATGGCGGTGGGCTATGCACATCTTGGCGGAAAAGAAGGCCTTATCGCCATCCTTAAGTCCAGCGGCCTAACCGTGAAACGGGTTAGGAAACAAAGGCAGGAGAAATAA
- a CDS encoding metal-sensing transcriptional repressor produces the protein MAKARKHMAENSPKKVRSVSDLRLARLEGQVQALRRMVGVTDDWKKMLTLAAAIEGAADQATADLFEKYLESLNGGKELGVDARKALDLVLRRL, from the coding sequence ATGGCTAAAGCCCGAAAACATATGGCAGAGAACTCACCAAAAAAGGTTCGATCGGTTTCGGATCTACGCCTCGCTCGTTTGGAGGGCCAAGTTCAAGCTCTTCGCCGAATGGTCGGAGTAACCGACGACTGGAAAAAGATGTTGACGCTCGCCGCCGCCATTGAGGGCGCGGCGGACCAGGCGACGGCTGACCTTTTTGAGAAATACCTGGAATCCTTAAATGGCGGGAAGGAACTTGGCGTGGACGCCAGGAAAGCTTTGGACTTGGTTTTAAGGCGGCTTTAG
- the radC gene encoding DNA repair protein RadC, translating to MLTAISCMGLFFMTGPHYLGHRKRLRERFLQTGFNGFNSHEVVELLLTLAIPRSDVKELAKTLISRFGNLRGILDAPLDDLQKISGIGSVAPVALHFIRAAATLYLQQSAEGTESLADPDRLLAFWRVRIGALPNEVFEVAYLDSGHRLLRDGVDRLEEGTIDRATVYPRRVIESALKRGASALVLAHNHPNGQVKPSEQDKTLTRALVLAAETVNIKILDHLIVSADEVFSFRKAGLL from the coding sequence TTGCTTACAGCGATCTCCTGTATGGGATTGTTTTTTATGACTGGCCCGCACTACCTCGGCCATCGAAAAAGGCTCCGTGAACGGTTCCTCCAAACCGGATTTAATGGCTTCAACAGTCACGAGGTCGTCGAATTACTCCTCACCCTTGCCATCCCACGTTCAGATGTAAAAGAACTAGCCAAAACATTAATTTCCCGCTTTGGCAATCTCAGGGGCATCCTAGATGCGCCGCTTGATGATTTGCAAAAGATCAGTGGGATTGGGTCGGTTGCGCCGGTGGCGCTCCATTTCATCCGCGCCGCCGCCACGCTTTACCTCCAACAGTCGGCCGAAGGAACAGAGTCTCTGGCCGACCCGGACCGGCTTTTGGCTTTCTGGCGGGTGCGAATCGGGGCGCTTCCCAATGAAGTTTTCGAGGTGGCATATCTTGACAGCGGCCACCGCCTGCTCCGAGACGGGGTGGACCGGTTGGAAGAAGGAACAATTGACCGAGCGACCGTTTACCCGCGCCGAGTCATCGAGTCTGCGCTCAAACGCGGAGCCTCTGCTCTGGTCCTCGCCCACAATCACCCAAACGGCCAGGTCAAGCCAAGCGAACAGGACAAGACTCTTACGCGCGCGCTCGTGCTTGCGGCGGAGACCGTGAATATCAAGATCCTCGATCATCTGATCGTCTCCGCTGACGAGGTGTTTAGCTTTCGGAAAGCCGGCCTCCTGTGA
- a CDS encoding thermonuclease family protein has translation MDKGTVLSTNTFNKLVTDIQALINQGRERAKSAANLELIRTYWAVGSRIESEGLTENAGYGDAIMDKLADALSVDRSTLVRCIQFVRAYPKGVPETDLNWSQIRLLLTVADAKERAYYQERAEKEHWTRDQLAKAINAEVVSTPGGKPSKKLKRPEGGPFIYRAEVLKVSDGDSMLVRLDLGFQVLKDQRIRLAGVDTPPLKEDGGEEALEYVQTQMAKAKVVTIRTIKVDIYGRYVGHVFYSFNENDDWEKVFAKGFWLNQELLDRGLARAL, from the coding sequence ATGGACAAAGGGACTGTTCTTTCAACCAACACTTTCAACAAGCTTGTCACCGACATTCAGGCCCTTATCAACCAGGGGCGGGAGCGGGCGAAGTCCGCCGCTAACTTAGAGCTTATCCGCACCTATTGGGCGGTGGGGTCCAGGATTGAGTCCGAAGGGTTGACGGAAAACGCGGGGTATGGGGACGCCATCATGGACAAGCTGGCGGACGCTTTGAGCGTGGATCGGTCCACGTTGGTTCGGTGTATTCAGTTTGTGCGGGCTTACCCGAAGGGGGTCCCGGAGACAGATTTAAATTGGAGCCAGATCAGGCTACTTTTGACCGTGGCCGACGCCAAGGAACGGGCCTATTATCAAGAGCGTGCAGAAAAGGAACACTGGACCCGGGACCAACTGGCGAAAGCGATAAACGCGGAGGTGGTATCAACCCCTGGCGGGAAACCCTCCAAGAAACTGAAACGCCCGGAAGGAGGCCCGTTTATCTACCGGGCGGAAGTTTTAAAAGTGAGCGACGGGGATTCCATGTTGGTTCGGTTAGACCTGGGCTTCCAGGTGCTCAAAGACCAGCGCATCCGGCTGGCGGGGGTGGACACGCCGCCCCTAAAAGAAGACGGCGGCGAAGAGGCCCTTGAATACGTTCAAACCCAAATGGCCAAAGCCAAGGTGGTGACTATCCGCACTATCAAGGTGGACATCTACGGCCGCTACGTCGGCCACGTATTTTACAGCTTCAACGAAAACGACGACTGGGAAAAAGTCTTCGCCAAGGGATTTTGGCTGAACCAGGAACTTTTGGATCGGGGCCTCGCACGGGCGCTATGA
- a CDS encoding thermonuclease family protein → MISNQNSLSDEFAMRWFTCFAILLLSFVRAWAGLSILPVGTLLAFPETYDGQSVCVDGTAENIRGSVSSKGNAYFTLDIRQGAHKVHVFSFGKTDLQNGQTVLSCGRFHRENKVGENTFHDELTACLVDSPPGLFGPALQAGRSPEFSGEVTSVLDGDTLDVLAQHRPRRVRLEGVDCPEKGQDFGARSKQYTASKIFGKRVTVTVVNIDKYGRMVAWVRMEDDRLLNEEILLAGMGWWYRKYAPDNKTLESLEAEARSAKRGLWAEKNPLPPWEFRHPRGALALPPK, encoded by the coding sequence ATGATTTCGAATCAAAACAGCCTTTCCGACGAGTTCGCCATGCGCTGGTTCACTTGTTTCGCCATTCTTCTCCTTTCTTTTGTTCGCGCCTGGGCGGGACTGTCGATCCTTCCCGTCGGAACACTCTTGGCTTTCCCGGAAACCTACGACGGGCAAAGCGTTTGTGTCGACGGGACCGCTGAAAACATCAGGGGTTCTGTTTCCTCCAAGGGAAACGCCTACTTCACCCTCGATATCCGGCAAGGCGCCCATAAAGTGCATGTTTTTTCCTTTGGAAAGACGGACCTTCAGAACGGTCAAACCGTTCTTTCCTGCGGACGGTTTCACCGAGAAAACAAGGTGGGGGAAAACACTTTCCATGATGAGTTGACCGCCTGCCTCGTGGATTCGCCGCCGGGTTTGTTTGGCCCCGCGCTCCAGGCGGGCCGTTCCCCTGAGTTTTCGGGCGAGGTCACAAGCGTTTTGGACGGGGACACGCTGGACGTCCTGGCCCAACACCGGCCTCGTCGGGTCCGCCTGGAGGGCGTGGACTGCCCCGAAAAAGGGCAGGACTTCGGCGCCAGGTCAAAACAATACACCGCTTCCAAGATTTTCGGAAAAAGGGTGACCGTCACCGTGGTGAACATTGATAAATACGGCCGCATGGTGGCGTGGGTTCGGATGGAGGACGATCGGTTATTAAACGAAGAGATCCTGCTCGCCGGCATGGGCTGGTGGTACCGAAAGTATGCCCCCGACAACAAAACGTTGGAGAGCCTCGAAGCGGAGGCCCGTTCGGCGAAGCGGGGTCTTTGGGCCGAAAAAAATCCCCTTCCTCCCTGGGAATTCCGCCACCCCCGTGGGGCTCTGGCACTTCCCCCAAAATAA